CCCGCCCTACATCATCCAAGGTATTTTACGCGGCTTCCTTCTCAAACTCTGGAAATCCATCCGCACTCTTCGGGTCCCAGGCGTATTCGACGAAGGCATCGTCGAGGGGAAGGCCCAGAACGTTATCGGTCAGGTTACTGAACATCTTCACGCAAACGCCGAGGATAACTTCGAGCACTTGGGATTCTGTGTATCCCGCGTCCAAGAATTCTTCCAATTCCCCTTTATAGAGATTGCCTCTGTTGGTCACGACGAGGCGGGTGAATTTGTGCAGCGCCGCGAGTTTTGGATCAGGAATTACGCCGCGCGTCCGAACCGCTTTTACAATGTCATCGGGCACCTCTTGTTTTTTGGCAAATGATGTATGCCCGGCAACGCAGTACTTGCCGAGGTTTTCGACGCTCGCGGCAATCTGTACAATTTCGCGTTCTGTCGCCGACAAGGATGTTTTACCGAAGTTTTGGTTCAAGGTGACGAAGCCACCTAGAACCGATGGTGTTCCCCCCATAACAGCAAACACATTCGGCGCGAAGCCGAGTTTCTCACTAAGAGCACGAAGGGTTCCGGCACTTTCCGAGGGGGCGGTCTCTGGGGTAAATATTTTTCCGTGTTTCATTTTGATCTCCTATCTTTGGGTTCATGTTTGAAGGACCAAAGAATAGGAACCGGCTTGCCTGGCTGATACCTCAGAAAGTGTAGCAATCTCCTATCGAATATGATGTAATCAACTACACTTTGTGGAGTTAGGGGGCTTCTCAGCACATGGAATACAATCAATTCTGCCCAATTGCGAAGGCGTCTGAAATCCTTGGGGAAAAATGGACGATCCTGATCATTCGCGAATTGTTGGCGGGCAGCACACGGTTTAGCACCCTGCAGCGGGGCCTAGGATTCATATCGCCGACCATCTTGACCAAACGGTTGGCGATGCTCGACGAACGCGGTTTGATTTATCGCAAGCGTATTCCCGGACAGCGGGGATACGAATATCTCGTGACGGAGTCTTGCAAGGAATTGATGCCGATCCTTTTGTCGGTTGGTCATTGGGGCATGCGCTGGGCGCAGTCCAACCTGACCGACACTGATTATGACGTTGGCCTTCTCATGCTTTATTTGGAACGCAGTATCGTGCCGGAAAAACTTCCGGGTTCTGAGACCGTCCTGCATTTTGAGTTTTCCGACCTCAAAGACTCACCCGATTGGTGGATCATCGTTAGCGATGAAAAAATTGATGTCTGCACGATTAATCCTGGAAAGGAAATTGATGTCTACTTCAACACGTCGGTCAAGACGATGGTCAACGTTTGGATGGAACAGGTCACCTACAAAAAGGCCATCGCCGA
This Rhodospirillaceae bacterium DNA region includes the following protein-coding sequences:
- a CDS encoding carboxymuconolactone decarboxylase family protein; this encodes MKHGKIFTPETAPSESAGTLRALSEKLGFAPNVFAVMGGTPSVLGGFVTLNQNFGKTSLSATEREIVQIAASVENLGKYCVAGHTSFAKKQEVPDDIVKAVRTRGVIPDPKLAALHKFTRLVVTNRGNLYKGELEEFLDAGYTESQVLEVILGVCVKMFSNLTDNVLGLPLDDAFVEYAWDPKSADGFPEFEKEAA
- a CDS encoding helix-turn-helix transcriptional regulator; translated protein: MEYNQFCPIAKASEILGEKWTILIIRELLAGSTRFSTLQRGLGFISPTILTKRLAMLDERGLIYRKRIPGQRGYEYLVTESCKELMPILLSVGHWGMRWAQSNLTDTDYDVGLLMLYLERSIVPEKLPGSETVLHFEFSDLKDSPDWWIIVSDEKIDVCTINPGKEIDVYFNTSVKTMVNVWMEQVTYKKAIADSSLVVMGPTALTRNVTSWLQNCVFTDLPVASEITG